A region from the Chitinophaga sp. Cy-1792 genome encodes:
- a CDS encoding YjgN family protein has product MQQVYTPPPKGGLLSFPKLKFTGNGGSYFGILIVNALLCAITLGIYYPWARAKKLEFLYSSTELEDSPFVFSGTGYEMFKGFIKAVGILAVFFIIEALLARAMLIPVAAVVYLAFILLIVPFAIHGAMRYRWSRTSWRGIRFGYRGNRGELMKLFVKEFFLTIITAGIYGSWMLMNLRNYIIGNIRFGSGEFKYKGDGWEFFVLNIKGYFLTIITLGIYGFWWQANMFRYYIDNMTLSNNGKTFTFRSTATGGQFAGLILLNLLIVVFTLGIGFAWAEVRTFKFVCDHIEIEGDVVLDELQQTEEEYTNAMGDDLADALDLNLV; this is encoded by the coding sequence ATGCAGCAAGTTTACACGCCCCCGCCAAAGGGAGGGCTCCTGTCGTTCCCTAAGCTAAAATTTACCGGCAACGGTGGCTCCTATTTTGGTATCCTGATCGTCAACGCACTGTTATGCGCCATTACTTTAGGCATCTATTATCCATGGGCCAGAGCAAAAAAACTGGAATTTCTCTATTCTTCTACAGAGCTGGAAGACTCCCCATTTGTATTTAGCGGTACCGGCTATGAGATGTTCAAAGGCTTTATCAAAGCGGTGGGTATCCTCGCAGTATTCTTCATTATTGAAGCACTCCTTGCCAGAGCGATGCTTATACCGGTTGCCGCTGTGGTATACCTGGCATTCATCCTGCTGATTGTTCCTTTTGCCATCCATGGTGCCATGCGTTACCGCTGGTCCAGGACTTCCTGGAGAGGTATCCGTTTCGGTTACCGTGGCAACAGAGGCGAGCTGATGAAACTCTTTGTAAAAGAATTCTTCCTGACCATCATCACCGCCGGAATTTATGGTTCCTGGATGCTGATGAACCTGCGTAACTATATCATTGGCAATATTCGTTTCGGCAGCGGCGAATTCAAATATAAAGGCGATGGCTGGGAATTCTTTGTACTTAACATTAAAGGATATTTCCTTACCATCATTACCCTGGGTATCTATGGTTTCTGGTGGCAGGCCAATATGTTCAGATATTACATCGACAACATGACCTTATCCAATAACGGCAAAACTTTCACCTTCCGCTCCACTGCCACTGGTGGTCAGTTTGCCGGCCTTATCCTCCTGAACCTGCTGATCGTTGTCTTTACCTTAGGTATCGGTTTTGCATGGGCAGAAGTAAGAACATTCAAATTCGTTTGCGATCATATCGAAATTGAAGGTGATGTGGTGCTGGACGAATTACAGCAAACAGAAGAAGAATATACCAATGCTATGGGCGATGATCTCGCTGATGCACTGGACCTGAACCTCGTTTAA
- a CDS encoding alpha/beta hydrolase-fold protein, whose translation MRINKTTILSCLSFLLLTMATIGAFAQDPLQAKDSIYSNILQEERKIDILYPKGYNPAGNTRYEVLYCLEGIPGFARTQYNLLNNEGFIPDLILVGLPNTIKNGTDMRDRDFTPTHTYGETGGADKFLAFLKTELLPYIQQHYPVKSSGHSLYGGSLSGLLAVYAFLKEPALFTSYIAVDPSLWWDDFYLCRSFDQFTPNLGHLQNSLWLAGREGSPFHFMGLAKMDSLLSVKKLAGLSWKRQLYYNETHYSTQFKGLWDGLKFSYGGFYASPHGYLSSRQLLIKPQGGLILKGKPFNLVCSNLADSPYVHYTTDGSVPTAMSPSLSGEQTRLTLHKSTLIRYKSIGVRPEYNREDSAFFELGGVIRAVTPPAGIQPGGLQYRYYEGSWTTLPDLTTLTPVRSGNTGQQFDLSALPPQTGYALAMEGYIKIEKAGYYIFEQSGKDFRMFLNNRQYLGKHITNIGEFYMVPLDKGYHALRIEYLHIKGTDNPQPLYIKPEDADDFPVPLNMLYAGSK comes from the coding sequence ATGCGTATCAATAAAACCACTATTCTTTCCTGCTTATCCTTCCTGCTGCTTACCATGGCTACCATCGGCGCATTCGCCCAGGACCCGCTACAGGCAAAAGATTCTATCTACTCAAATATCTTACAGGAAGAAAGAAAAATCGACATTCTTTATCCTAAAGGATATAATCCTGCCGGCAACACCAGATATGAAGTGCTCTACTGCCTGGAAGGAATCCCTGGCTTTGCCCGGACGCAGTATAACCTGCTCAACAACGAAGGCTTTATTCCGGACCTGATACTGGTAGGCTTACCCAACACCATCAAAAATGGTACGGATATGCGTGACCGTGATTTTACGCCTACTCATACCTACGGCGAAACTGGTGGCGCTGATAAATTCCTGGCATTTCTGAAAACAGAATTATTGCCTTATATACAACAGCACTACCCCGTGAAGAGCAGCGGCCACTCCCTTTATGGTGGCTCGCTCAGCGGGTTGCTCGCTGTATATGCTTTCCTGAAGGAGCCTGCGTTGTTTACTTCCTACATAGCAGTAGATCCCAGCCTGTGGTGGGATGATTTTTATCTGTGCAGATCTTTCGATCAGTTCACGCCTAACTTAGGTCATCTGCAAAACTCCCTGTGGCTGGCGGGCCGCGAAGGAAGCCCTTTTCATTTCATGGGACTGGCGAAAATGGATTCCCTTTTATCAGTAAAAAAACTGGCCGGACTCTCGTGGAAACGACAGCTGTATTATAATGAAACGCATTATTCTACGCAGTTTAAAGGTCTTTGGGACGGACTTAAATTTTCCTATGGCGGATTCTATGCGTCGCCGCATGGATATCTCAGTTCCCGCCAGCTGCTGATTAAACCACAGGGTGGGCTGATCCTTAAAGGCAAGCCTTTTAACCTGGTATGCTCCAACCTGGCTGATAGTCCGTACGTACACTATACGACCGATGGCTCCGTGCCTACAGCTATGTCTCCGTCTTTATCAGGAGAACAGACCAGGCTAACGCTGCATAAAAGCACGCTGATAAGGTACAAGTCAATAGGTGTAAGGCCGGAATATAACCGTGAAGACAGCGCTTTTTTTGAGCTGGGGGGTGTCATCCGGGCGGTAACGCCGCCGGCAGGTATTCAACCGGGGGGATTGCAGTACCGCTACTATGAAGGCAGCTGGACAACATTACCAGACCTTACTACCCTGACGCCTGTACGTAGCGGTAATACCGGCCAGCAATTTGATCTGTCGGCACTTCCACCGCAAACGGGCTATGCGCTTGCCATGGAAGGCTATATTAAAATCGAAAAGGCTGGATATTACATCTTCGAACAGAGTGGAAAGGATTTCAGGATGTTTTTAAATAACCGCCAGTATCTGGGTAAACATATCACCAATATCGGCGAGTTTTATATGGTGCCACTGGATAAAGGATATCATGCGCTGCGCATAGAATACCTGCATATAAAGGGTACTGATAATCCGCAACCACTCTATATTAAACCGGAAGATGCGGATGACTTTCCAGTGCCTTTAAATATGCTGTACGCCGGGAGTAAATGA
- a CDS encoding ATP-binding cassette domain-containing protein codes for MINIKDISKSYSGRTVLNIASLDIPAGQVLGIVGNNGAGKTTLLRTLLGLTQPDTGEVFVEKLNTWITEDWKSMVAAYLDENFLIGYLTPQEYFDFIIAISATDKTFLDTAWKLIEPFTDESFKTGTKYIREFSTGNKHKIGIVGAMLRGCPYLVLDEPFANLDPSSQIRLKQILRQMNQQLGITILLSSHDLLHVAELCSRIILLENGKIIEDVPTDADTLAELTDYFMQQVK; via the coding sequence ATGATCAACATAAAAGATATATCAAAAAGCTATTCAGGCAGAACGGTATTAAATATAGCATCACTAGATATTCCAGCTGGTCAGGTGCTGGGCATTGTCGGTAATAACGGTGCCGGAAAAACTACGCTGCTACGGACACTCCTGGGGCTGACACAGCCAGACACCGGAGAAGTATTTGTGGAAAAATTAAATACCTGGATAACGGAAGACTGGAAGTCAATGGTGGCCGCCTACCTGGACGAAAATTTTTTAATCGGGTACCTCACTCCGCAGGAATATTTCGACTTTATCATTGCTATATCTGCAACAGACAAGACTTTCCTGGACACAGCCTGGAAATTGATCGAACCATTTACCGATGAATCATTCAAAACAGGTACGAAGTATATACGCGAATTCTCTACCGGAAATAAACATAAAATAGGCATTGTCGGCGCTATGTTAAGAGGTTGTCCGTACCTGGTGCTGGATGAGCCATTTGCCAACCTGGACCCCAGCTCACAGATCAGACTAAAACAAATCCTGCGGCAGATGAATCAGCAACTGGGCATCACCATACTCTTATCCAGTCATGACCTGTTACATGTTGCTGAATTGTGCAGCAGAATTATTTTACTGGAAAATGGAAAGATAATTGAAGATGTGCCAACAGATGCGGACACACTTGCTGAGCTGACAGATTACTTTATGCAACAAGTTAAATAA
- a CDS encoding DUF5687 family protein: MLKTMLSVERKAFIRSLSGGGKSVMMWVRLGIYLLVSLELWLFGTAVKPLFQMMFPGEDPLILMNRSFFYFLLLDINIRLLLQQLPEFNFKLYTLLPVKRATIAAVFMAIGLFSYLNIYILFPLIGMLPSMLLPAYGIGLSALWITAIMSVALLNHLLMVWIKLQNKKTIVFISGIPILTIILLLTDHFQLLPIKNYLVIFSKNITFTVCLIAVIWMLAGLIWLMVSHRLRYVLHNWDKLQEEPRRKWLHLNFSAIFRNNNTPVGLYLGNELKLIVRNKRTRQIFAVALVLCIYLFYMLSKHSLTSSWGQLCFFSFLLNSVLALNYGQYMYGWQGEYMDLLMLLPGNSVNFIKAEILLLYILYGIMYIVAIPFAFIGYHILLISTAVFIFNLGISAPCILFMANRNKRKIKLNEGSIINWGESTLYQTVFYMSMLCGQLLLYVVVKWLTGKPEAGIMAILTVGLAGLVLRRPVIKSLHKDLMEQKQFLTAAFKSNGK, from the coding sequence ATGCTGAAGACAATGCTGTCGGTAGAAAGAAAAGCATTCATCAGAAGTTTAAGCGGAGGTGGTAAGAGTGTTATGATGTGGGTCAGGCTGGGAATTTACCTGTTGGTAAGCCTGGAGTTATGGCTATTCGGCACAGCCGTGAAACCCTTATTCCAAATGATGTTTCCGGGAGAAGATCCGTTGATTTTAATGAACCGGTCTTTTTTCTACTTCCTCCTGTTAGATATCAACATCCGGTTGTTGCTGCAACAATTGCCTGAATTTAATTTTAAACTGTATACCTTACTACCTGTCAAACGGGCTACCATAGCAGCGGTGTTTATGGCGATTGGACTATTTTCCTATCTCAATATCTATATCCTTTTTCCACTGATAGGAATGCTGCCTTCAATGCTGCTGCCTGCATATGGAATTGGACTGTCTGCCTTATGGATTACAGCTATCATGAGTGTGGCCCTGCTCAATCATCTATTGATGGTGTGGATAAAGCTCCAGAACAAAAAAACGATTGTTTTTATTTCAGGTATTCCTATCCTGACTATAATACTCCTGCTGACAGATCATTTCCAGCTACTGCCTATTAAAAATTACCTGGTCATTTTCTCGAAAAATATAACTTTTACTGTCTGCCTCATTGCAGTAATATGGATGCTGGCCGGATTGATCTGGTTGATGGTCAGCCACAGGCTCAGGTATGTATTACATAACTGGGATAAGTTGCAGGAAGAACCCCGGCGTAAATGGCTACATCTTAATTTTTCCGCTATTTTCCGGAATAACAATACCCCCGTTGGTTTATACTTAGGTAATGAGTTGAAACTGATTGTAAGAAATAAGCGTACCAGGCAGATTTTTGCGGTGGCCCTGGTACTATGTATTTATCTGTTTTATATGCTCTCGAAACATAGCCTCACCAGTAGCTGGGGGCAGCTATGCTTTTTCTCCTTCCTGCTGAATAGTGTGCTGGCACTAAATTACGGACAGTACATGTATGGCTGGCAAGGAGAATACATGGACCTGTTAATGTTGCTCCCCGGAAACTCGGTTAATTTCATAAAGGCAGAAATCCTGTTGCTGTATATACTCTACGGTATTATGTATATAGTCGCCATCCCTTTTGCTTTTATAGGGTATCATATATTGTTGATAAGTACTGCCGTATTTATTTTTAATCTTGGCATCTCTGCGCCATGTATTCTTTTTATGGCCAACAGAAATAAGCGGAAAATAAAACTGAATGAAGGTTCTATTATCAACTGGGGAGAAAGTACGCTGTATCAGACGGTATTTTATATGTCCATGTTGTGTGGACAGTTACTATTATACGTTGTGGTAAAATGGCTGACCGGAAAGCCAGAAGCCGGCATTATGGCCATACTCACTGTTGGCCTTGCCGGACTGGTGCTACGAAGGCCGGTGATTAAATCCTTGCATAAGGATTTAATGGAACAGAAACAATTCCTGACAGCCGCATTTAAATCAAACGGTAAATAA
- a CDS encoding redoxin domain-containing protein, giving the protein MKKSLKVIIALLLFLLVLLLSFKIFQQLQWKKKMTTKLKEMPAFRCYTVDSLPFTSQDINWNGPTVFVFYQPDCESCNQEAKDILQHKSSLDSIHLLLVSDCSILAMKQFGDKYGFSAMSGITLLKAGPGDIYRYFGVVLTPSFLIYNSDRHLVNQYNGETRMDLVLKSLL; this is encoded by the coding sequence ATGAAGAAAAGTCTCAAAGTAATAATCGCCTTGCTGCTCTTTCTGCTGGTATTGCTGCTATCGTTTAAAATATTTCAGCAGCTGCAGTGGAAGAAAAAGATGACAACGAAATTAAAGGAAATGCCTGCATTCCGCTGCTATACGGTCGATAGTCTTCCTTTTACATCACAGGATATTAACTGGAACGGCCCTACGGTGTTTGTGTTTTACCAGCCGGACTGTGAAAGTTGTAACCAGGAAGCGAAAGATATTCTTCAGCATAAATCCTCACTGGATAGTATTCACCTGCTACTGGTGTCAGACTGTTCTATCCTTGCGATGAAGCAATTTGGTGACAAATACGGTTTTTCTGCTATGAGCGGCATTACCTTGCTGAAAGCAGGCCCGGGAGATATATACCGGTATTTTGGTGTCGTCCTGACGCCTTCTTTCCTTATTTATAATAGCGACAGGCACCTCGTAAACCAATATAACGGCGAAACCAGAATGGACCTTGTTTTAAAAAGCTTATTATGA